The following coding sequences are from one Halomonas sp. HAL1 window:
- a CDS encoding OBAP family protein, whose amino-acid sequence MLNINGFHYGTFVASIFTLAGCTGMGETHSTTEVPGRAESAKSQLLEAGASMMQTDAPPSRLNVYLVGFHPLKKEPLHQFEAHHFCDQVNEDFLQCALYDGNTDDAKLNGIEYIISEKLFEQLPEEEKQYWHPHNGEILSGQLVAPNLPVVAEHALMKSKVNSYGKTWHTWGTAHSEDNEPSLPLGEPSLAWSFNRDGEAKPGLIEERDQRMGIDTEERRRARQDLVPLAKPQRGIDALKSEFPGPTLPIPGVEAKPSY is encoded by the coding sequence ATGCTCAACATTAATGGCTTTCATTACGGGACGTTTGTCGCATCGATCTTTACTCTAGCTGGTTGCACCGGCATGGGTGAGACGCACTCGACCACCGAGGTTCCTGGTAGAGCTGAGAGTGCAAAATCTCAACTATTAGAAGCAGGAGCAAGCATGATGCAAACGGACGCTCCCCCATCGCGTCTTAATGTTTACCTCGTCGGTTTTCATCCGTTAAAAAAAGAGCCACTGCATCAGTTTGAGGCCCATCACTTCTGTGATCAGGTAAACGAAGACTTCTTGCAGTGCGCTCTTTACGACGGCAATACTGATGATGCGAAGCTAAACGGTATTGAATACATCATCTCTGAAAAACTCTTTGAGCAACTCCCCGAAGAAGAGAAACAATACTGGCATCCGCATAACGGTGAAATTCTTTCCGGCCAATTGGTTGCCCCTAATTTACCAGTAGTCGCCGAACATGCACTTATGAAAAGTAAGGTAAACAGCTACGGTAAAACATGGCATACGTGGGGTACAGCGCATAGTGAGGACAATGAACCTTCATTACCCCTTGGAGAACCCTCTCTGGCGTGGTCGTTCAATCGTGACGGTGAGGCGAAACCAGGCCTGATTGAGGAACGCGACCAACGGATGGGCATTGATACAGAAGAACGGCGTAGAGCACGGCAAGATTTAGTGCCATTAGCAAAACCCCAGAGGGGCATTGATGCTTTGAAAAGCGAGTTTCCTGGGCCAACACTGCCAATTCCTGGCGTCGAGGCCAAGCCTTCTTATTAA
- a CDS encoding HAD family phosphatase, with translation MSTDKSPSSPFCLLFDCDGTLVDSEILLAEVMGAILPEFGLPFSAQQYMDEFRGVRFQTIVQTLENRFQALEEDAFPQLEAGMRTRMEARMRTELIAIPGMPAALEQLSSHPKAVVSNGPERKIRCALESTQLGHHFAGNLFSAYTLNVWKPDPELYLKAAAAMGFAPQRCIVIDDAAVGVEAGLAADMHVIHLNHFPNEESTPEGAVGIHHASELPAAISRLSTAAIA, from the coding sequence ATGAGTACTGATAAGTCCCCGTCCTCGCCTTTCTGCTTACTCTTCGACTGCGACGGCACCCTGGTGGATAGCGAAATACTACTTGCCGAGGTGATGGGCGCGATCCTTCCCGAATTCGGTTTACCCTTCTCAGCACAGCAGTATATGGACGAATTTAGAGGGGTACGTTTCCAGACGATTGTCCAAACGCTGGAAAACCGTTTTCAGGCGTTAGAAGAAGACGCTTTTCCCCAGCTTGAGGCGGGTATGCGAACACGTATGGAAGCGCGCATGCGCACTGAACTTATCGCGATACCTGGCATGCCCGCCGCGTTAGAACAGTTAAGCAGCCACCCTAAAGCCGTGGTCTCTAATGGGCCAGAGCGCAAAATTCGCTGCGCCCTGGAAAGCACCCAGCTGGGTCATCACTTTGCAGGTAATTTATTTAGCGCTTATACCCTCAATGTCTGGAAACCCGACCCTGAGCTTTACCTTAAAGCGGCGGCCGCCATGGGCTTTGCCCCCCAACGTTGTATTGTGATTGACGATGCGGCTGTGGGAGTGGAAGCCGGCCTGGCAGCAGACATGCACGTTATTCATCTCAACCATTTCCCGAACGAGGAAAGCACCCCCGAGGGCGCCGTGGGGATTCATCACGCAAGCGAACTGCCAGCGGCAATTTCACGCTTATCGACCGCCGCTATCGCTTAG
- a CDS encoding amino acid deaminase, with amino-acid sequence MRSNGLAVDKGGVELGSNLLSGVSLPAAVVHEAPLAHNLMWMQRFAEAHGAKLAPHGKTTMTPALFHRQLQAGAWGITLATAPQCRAAFANGITRILMANQLVGQANMAIIASLIEQGAAFYCVVDSHENVRQLGRFFAERGLTLSVLIEVGVEGGRCGCRNQQQILSLAEAIGNEPALSLVGLEGYEGVVHGDNPESGIRTYANYLVDVAVELEAAGRFAEENPIVTASGSAWYDVIAESFQGAPLQGKFTPVLRPGCYIVHDHGLYREAQSAVLARRPDLQQGLVPALEVFAQVQSLPEPGLAIVALGKRDIGHDQLPIVLRRYREAGTPAQPLSVAGWEVTKIMDQHTFVRLPDDAQDVEIGDIVAFGVSHPCLTFDKWRQLLLVDDALNVKEHMATCF; translated from the coding sequence ATGCGTTCAAATGGATTAGCGGTAGATAAAGGTGGGGTGGAGCTCGGCTCCAATTTATTGTCCGGTGTCAGCCTGCCTGCAGCGGTGGTGCATGAGGCTCCGCTCGCGCATAACCTGATGTGGATGCAGCGATTTGCCGAAGCCCACGGAGCCAAATTGGCGCCTCACGGCAAGACCACCATGACGCCCGCGCTTTTCCATCGACAGCTCCAGGCAGGTGCGTGGGGTATCACACTTGCCACTGCGCCCCAGTGTCGTGCTGCCTTTGCCAATGGCATCACCCGAATATTGATGGCGAACCAATTGGTGGGCCAGGCCAATATGGCCATTATCGCCAGTCTGATCGAGCAGGGCGCTGCGTTTTACTGTGTAGTCGATAGCCATGAGAACGTGCGCCAGCTCGGGCGCTTTTTTGCTGAACGGGGCTTGACGTTATCGGTGCTTATTGAGGTAGGCGTGGAGGGGGGCCGCTGTGGCTGTCGCAATCAGCAGCAAATTCTTTCGCTGGCAGAGGCGATTGGCAATGAGCCAGCGCTCTCCCTCGTGGGGCTAGAGGGCTATGAAGGTGTAGTTCACGGGGATAACCCCGAATCAGGTATTCGTACCTATGCTAACTACCTGGTGGATGTTGCCGTAGAGCTTGAAGCTGCTGGACGCTTTGCTGAAGAAAACCCGATTGTCACCGCGTCAGGTTCCGCCTGGTATGACGTGATTGCGGAGTCCTTTCAGGGCGCACCACTGCAGGGGAAGTTTACCCCTGTGCTACGCCCAGGGTGCTACATCGTTCACGACCATGGGCTTTATCGTGAAGCGCAATCGGCGGTATTAGCCCGTCGGCCGGATTTGCAACAGGGGCTTGTGCCTGCCTTGGAAGTCTTTGCCCAAGTGCAGTCGCTTCCCGAACCTGGGCTTGCGATTGTGGCGCTAGGTAAGCGTGATATCGGACATGATCAGTTGCCCATTGTCCTGCGTCGCTACCGGGAAGCTGGTACGCCAGCGCAGCCGTTATCGGTGGCTGGCTGGGAAGTGACGAAAATCATGGATCAGCACACGTTCGTGCGGCTGCCGGACGATGCTCAGGACGTTGAGATCGGTGACATTGTGGCGTTTGGGGTCTCTCACCCGTGCCTAACGTTCGATAAATGGCGCCAACTGCTGCTTGTCGATGACGCCTTGAACGTGAAAGAACACATGGCGACCTGCTTTTAA
- a CDS encoding sugar kinase, with protein MSHSFTNPPEVLTFGEAMTMFVADSPGKLSDVEHFQRRIAGADTNVAIGLARLGFHVGWLSRVGSDSFGDFIRNTLENEGLDCRHLHTDTQHPTGLLFKERALGGADPKVEYFRRGSAASHLTPQDASDIDFSALRHVHATGIPPALSASARELAHHTLKEARAKGASISFDPNLRPSLWASEADMRETLNALAMLSDWVLPGLSEGQLLTGQKTPYDVAGYYLDQGASAVIIKLGPEGSYYRGNLDGQEESFTVDGCHVAEVVDTVGAGDGFAVGVISSLLDGCSARQAAQRGNLIGAQAIQVVGDMEGLPNRQQLQALEADQLTA; from the coding sequence ATGTCCCACTCCTTTACTAACCCTCCAGAAGTCCTCACTTTTGGCGAAGCTATGACGATGTTCGTGGCTGACTCCCCCGGCAAGCTTTCCGACGTTGAGCATTTTCAGCGCCGGATTGCAGGCGCAGATACCAATGTGGCGATTGGTCTGGCGCGTTTAGGGTTTCATGTCGGCTGGTTAAGCCGTGTGGGCAGTGACAGCTTTGGCGACTTTATTCGCAATACGTTAGAAAACGAAGGGCTGGATTGCCGTCACCTTCATACAGATACCCAGCACCCTACCGGGCTACTTTTTAAAGAGCGCGCTCTTGGCGGTGCAGACCCAAAAGTGGAGTATTTTCGGCGCGGCAGCGCGGCCAGCCACCTAACCCCACAAGACGCTAGCGATATAGACTTCAGCGCACTGCGCCATGTGCATGCAACGGGCATTCCCCCCGCCCTCTCCGCCTCTGCCCGTGAACTCGCTCACCATACGCTTAAAGAAGCCCGAGCTAAGGGTGCCAGTATTTCTTTTGACCCCAATTTACGTCCCAGCCTGTGGGCTAGTGAAGCCGACATGCGCGAGACGCTCAATGCCCTTGCCATGCTCTCCGACTGGGTATTACCTGGGCTTTCAGAGGGCCAACTACTCACTGGGCAGAAGACGCCTTACGACGTTGCAGGCTACTATCTGGATCAAGGCGCCTCGGCGGTGATCATCAAGCTGGGGCCGGAAGGTAGTTATTATCGCGGCAACCTAGATGGGCAGGAAGAGAGCTTTACGGTAGACGGTTGCCACGTAGCAGAGGTTGTGGATACCGTAGGTGCTGGCGATGGTTTCGCTGTCGGCGTGATCAGCAGCCTGCTTGACGGTTGCTCAGCACGTCAAGCAGCCCAACGGGGCAACCTCATTGGTGCTCAAGCCATTCAGGTGGTTGGCGATATGGAAGGCCTACCTAACCGCCAGCAACTTCAAGCGCTTGAAGCCGATCAACTCACTGCTTAA
- a CDS encoding IS30 family transposase, which produces MLMRANHSIRAIARQLGRSPSTISRELVRHTVSPNRAYDASLAGHRARLTRCRPRRSLKLPLDGELFELVVYLLRKYWSPEQIARTLKRMFPDNTDRHVSHEAIYNALYLMPRGSLKKELIACLRQGKGKRRPRSRGKDRRQQIPDLVSIHLRPPEIEDRLMPGHWEGDLIMGANNRSAVGTLVERTTRLVILAKVDGTTATAAAVGFSDKLNEVPRSLRLSMTYDQGKEMVKHAEITQKTGTAIYFADPHSPWQRGSNENTNGLLRQYLPKGTDLSVYSQEELDEIADSLNTRPRKTLDWRSPLEVYAEVLKKSVAGPSTLQ; this is translated from the coding sequence ATGCTGATGCGGGCTAACCACTCGATTCGCGCTATCGCCCGTCAGTTAGGGCGTTCGCCCAGTACTATTTCACGAGAACTGGTGCGTCATACTGTTAGCCCTAACAGAGCGTATGACGCCAGCCTCGCTGGACATCGCGCCCGACTGACCCGCTGTCGGCCTCGCCGTAGCTTGAAGCTTCCTCTCGACGGTGAGCTGTTCGAACTGGTGGTCTACCTGCTGCGCAAGTACTGGTCACCAGAGCAAATAGCCCGCACACTAAAGCGTATGTTTCCTGATAATACTGACCGCCACGTCTCGCACGAAGCCATCTACAATGCGCTCTATCTCATGCCGCGCGGCTCGCTCAAGAAAGAGCTGATTGCCTGTTTGCGCCAGGGTAAAGGTAAACGACGCCCTCGCAGCCGTGGCAAGGATAGGCGACAACAGATTCCAGACTTGGTGAGCATCCATCTGCGGCCGCCTGAAATCGAAGATCGCCTGATGCCCGGCCACTGGGAAGGGGATCTCATCATGGGCGCTAACAATCGCTCTGCCGTTGGTACATTGGTGGAGCGCACGACGCGTTTAGTGATTCTGGCGAAAGTGGATGGCACCACGGCCACAGCGGCGGCTGTCGGCTTCAGCGACAAGCTCAATGAGGTGCCGCGCTCCCTGCGCCTGTCCATGACCTATGACCAGGGCAAAGAGATGGTGAAACATGCCGAGATCACTCAGAAGACGGGGACAGCGATCTACTTTGCCGACCCGCATAGCCCATGGCAGCGGGGTTCCAATGAGAACACCAACGGGCTGTTGAGACAGTACTTGCCAAAGGGCACGGATCTGTCGGTCTACAGCCAGGAAGAACTCGACGAGATCGCCGACTCACTCAATACACGGCCGCGCAAGACACTGGATTGGCGCTCGCCACTGGAAGTCTACGCCGAGGTGCTCAAGAAATCCGTCGCCGGCCCGAGCACTCTTCAATAG
- a CDS encoding LacI family DNA-binding transcriptional regulator, whose amino-acid sequence MSSAVRRSTILEVARLAGASKTSVSRYFGDERERLSPTLQDRIAQAASTLDYQPNQMARGLKGGRSKLIGMLVADIRNPFSVAITHGVEQACRQYGYSLLVCNTDNDSEQERQHLDLLGAYQVAGLVVNATGSPETQLQAFISHGTPVVLLDREVSNVDAKVVGLDNQLAIDSALDHLTTQGYQAVLYVSEALEQSSTRQRRLACFNQGAQQRELSHATLLLTSDTNTRQALSHFLAAHPQHACAVLCGNGNVTLTMTRLFQQLGLPLGQVGLMGIDELDWCDLVPPGITTLAQPTDAIGKTALHCLRHRITSQTSPQPTTLSFAPTLIARGSTRR is encoded by the coding sequence ATGTCATCTGCAGTTCGGCGTTCTACCATTCTTGAAGTCGCTCGTTTAGCCGGTGCTTCAAAAACCAGCGTTTCGCGCTATTTTGGCGATGAGCGGGAACGTCTATCCCCCACTCTTCAGGACCGCATTGCCCAGGCAGCAAGCACTCTAGATTACCAGCCCAACCAAATGGCGCGTGGATTGAAGGGTGGGCGCTCAAAACTCATCGGAATGCTGGTAGCTGATATCCGCAACCCTTTTTCCGTGGCGATTACCCACGGTGTCGAACAAGCATGCCGCCAGTACGGCTACTCATTATTGGTATGCAATACCGACAATGATTCTGAGCAGGAGCGCCAGCATTTAGACCTTCTGGGTGCGTATCAGGTGGCAGGCTTGGTGGTTAATGCCACCGGTAGCCCCGAAACCCAACTACAGGCTTTCATCAGCCATGGAACGCCAGTCGTGCTGCTAGACCGCGAAGTCAGTAATGTGGATGCAAAAGTAGTAGGGCTTGATAACCAGCTAGCGATTGATAGCGCACTTGATCACCTTACTACCCAGGGTTACCAAGCCGTGTTGTATGTCAGCGAAGCCCTTGAGCAGTCGAGCACACGGCAACGACGGCTGGCCTGCTTTAACCAGGGAGCCCAACAGCGTGAGTTAAGCCATGCAACGCTACTGTTAACAAGTGACACCAACACGCGCCAGGCGCTAAGCCATTTTTTAGCCGCCCATCCCCAACACGCCTGTGCCGTACTGTGTGGCAACGGCAATGTGACCTTGACGATGACGCGCCTTTTCCAGCAGCTAGGCCTACCCCTTGGTCAAGTCGGCTTAATGGGCATTGATGAACTCGACTGGTGCGATCTAGTGCCTCCTGGCATTACCACGCTTGCCCAGCCAACCGATGCTATCGGGAAAACGGCGCTTCACTGCTTGAGGCATAGAATTACATCTCAAACATCGCCGCAGCCGACAACATTGAGTTTTGCACCTACCCTAATCGCAAGAGGCTCCACCCGGCGTTAG
- a CDS encoding RNA-guided endonuclease TnpB family protein, whose translation MKIERAFKYRFYPTPEQATLLARTFGCVRFVWNAVLRYRTDAFYQRQEKIGYNDASAFLTQLKKQPDTVFLADVSSVPLQQCLRHQQMAFKHFFAKRARYPSFKSKKHRQSATFASSAFSYRDGQITLAKCSEPLSIRWSRDLPSAPSTVTVSKDAAGRYFISCLFKVEADALPITPKLVGIDLGLKDLFVTSDGKRVNNPRHTARYARKLARSQRQLSRKQKGSNNRTKARLKVAKCHAKIADTRLDHLHKLTRQIVNENQVIAAESLQVKNMVKNRYLSKAISDVGWGELVRQLDYKAAWAGRQFVQIDRWYPSSKRCHGCGFVMASLPLNVRTWDCPDCGTQGIDRDLNAARNILQAGTALLAGAES comes from the coding sequence ATGAAAATCGAACGCGCTTTCAAATACCGATTCTATCCCACGCCCGAGCAGGCAACCTTGCTGGCACGGACGTTTGGGTGCGTGCGGTTTGTCTGGAACGCGGTGCTGCGCTATCGCACCGATGCGTTCTATCAGCGTCAGGAAAAGATCGGTTACAACGACGCTAGCGCGTTTCTAACGCAGTTGAAAAAGCAGCCTGACACCGTGTTCCTGGCCGACGTCAGTTCGGTGCCGTTGCAACAGTGTCTGCGCCATCAGCAAATGGCGTTCAAACACTTCTTTGCCAAGCGGGCACGCTATCCCAGCTTTAAATCCAAAAAACATCGCCAGTCGGCCACCTTTGCCAGTTCGGCGTTTTCGTACCGTGACGGACAGATCACCCTGGCGAAGTGCAGTGAACCGCTGAGCATTCGCTGGAGCCGTGATCTTCCTTCTGCCCCCAGCACCGTCACGGTATCCAAAGACGCCGCCGGTCGCTACTTCATTAGCTGTCTGTTCAAAGTGGAGGCCGACGCCCTCCCGATCACGCCGAAGTTGGTCGGCATCGACCTGGGGCTGAAAGACCTGTTCGTGACCAGCGACGGAAAGCGGGTTAATAACCCACGGCATACGGCACGCTATGCCCGAAAACTGGCGCGGTCGCAGCGGCAGTTAAGCCGCAAGCAAAAAGGCTCGAATAACCGCACCAAGGCGCGGTTAAAGGTTGCTAAATGCCACGCCAAAATTGCCGATACTCGGCTTGACCACCTCCATAAGCTCACCCGCCAGATTGTTAACGAGAACCAAGTGATCGCGGCGGAGAGTTTGCAGGTTAAGAATATGGTCAAAAACCGGTATCTATCCAAAGCCATTAGCGATGTCGGCTGGGGCGAGCTGGTACGCCAGCTTGACTACAAGGCGGCTTGGGCGGGAAGGCAGTTCGTCCAAATTGACCGCTGGTACCCCAGCAGCAAACGCTGTCATGGCTGTGGCTTTGTGATGGCATCACTACCACTGAATGTCCGTACCTGGGACTGCCCGGACTGCGGCACCCAAGGTATTGACCGTGACCTCAATGCCGCCCGCAACATCTTACAAGCAGGCACCGCGCTGTTAGCCGGTGCCGAGAGTTGA
- a CDS encoding D-glycerate dehydrogenase, producing MKKQLVVQGRLSDAQLAELSGLFEVEELPKTTALNDPANHALLANVHGIIGSGLAITPQLLDAAPKLEVIATISVGYDNIPVDELTKRGIMLCNTPDVLTETTADTGFTLIMATARRVVELAEWVKADKWQASIGPALFGSDVHGKTLGMVGFGRIGQAVARRGALGFGMKVIYSNASPKPELESEFGAQRRELNELLAEADFVCVTVPLTAETERLVGAQEFALMKPSGIFINIARGKVVDESALIDALENGVIQAAGLDVFEQEPLRAASPLTKMPNVVALPHIGSATHETRNAMAQRAVDNIRLALQGERPISLVNEEACR from the coding sequence ATGAAAAAACAACTAGTGGTTCAAGGACGACTCAGCGATGCTCAGTTAGCCGAGCTTAGCGGCTTGTTTGAGGTGGAGGAGCTGCCGAAAACGACCGCACTGAATGATCCTGCTAATCACGCTCTACTGGCTAACGTTCATGGCATTATCGGTTCCGGCCTAGCGATTACCCCCCAGCTGTTAGACGCAGCGCCTAAATTGGAAGTCATCGCGACTATCTCTGTTGGCTACGACAACATCCCTGTTGATGAACTGACCAAACGCGGCATCATGCTATGCAACACACCGGATGTGCTCACTGAAACCACCGCCGATACCGGCTTTACCCTGATCATGGCCACGGCTCGCCGGGTAGTTGAATTAGCCGAGTGGGTCAAAGCCGACAAGTGGCAAGCGAGTATTGGCCCTGCACTGTTTGGCAGTGATGTACATGGCAAAACCTTGGGCATGGTCGGGTTTGGGCGCATTGGTCAGGCGGTCGCCCGGCGTGGTGCCCTAGGGTTTGGCATGAAAGTGATTTACTCCAACGCCTCTCCCAAGCCTGAATTAGAAAGCGAATTCGGCGCGCAGCGTCGCGAACTCAACGAGCTGCTAGCCGAGGCCGATTTTGTCTGCGTGACGGTCCCTCTCACGGCCGAAACCGAACGATTGGTCGGTGCCCAGGAGTTCGCGCTGATGAAACCTTCGGGCATTTTTATCAATATCGCCCGAGGCAAAGTCGTCGATGAAAGCGCTTTAATAGACGCCTTGGAAAACGGCGTTATTCAAGCAGCCGGGCTGGATGTATTTGAGCAAGAGCCGCTACGCGCTGCGTCACCGCTGACGAAGATGCCCAATGTGGTCGCCCTGCCTCATATAGGCTCCGCCACCCATGAAACCCGCAATGCCATGGCCCAGCGCGCGGTGGACAATATTCGCTTAGCGCTGCAGGGCGAACGCCCAATTAGCCTAGTTAATGAGGAAGCCTGCCGATGA
- a CDS encoding GGDEF domain-containing protein, with amino-acid sequence MEVIQGKDYSKDLVLTTALPAFLVADLLKCPNLPSLPSVAINVLKIARTEHPSVNDYANAIERDPALTMRIITLANSAFFSRTHIKVHTCHEATARLGLDATLAAVMSFSLLQNRAVDTHYQRVWMRSIIASLAARHLAIHLCADMAGPVFTAALLQDIGIIALRATYPIESNHLYAEAASSHRQLSESEQRLFGCDHSQVGAWIAAKWGVPTPLAQRICDSHGEYDIAAPDMVCIQLSGPIADAWLSSNPAQSLVTVIREFETYRGTHTISLRHLLENIQQQLPALADMLQMAAPPLQDNESLLAEAQQLLFRQTLQLNARLEMQQAELASLRQRQDELEERSRTDTLTGLANRAWLEEQMQTRFALCQQQSRIMSVVFIDLDHFKKLNDQYGHQMGDQVLEKFGKTLQALIREGDLAGRWGGEEFLIILPDENAKAAHVFAKRIAERLEKIPMGRDDNVPIHVSVSIGIACLDDGGFGSADELIDAADKSMYFIKRTGRGGIAVYGERGGPNAPIND; translated from the coding sequence ATGGAGGTCATTCAGGGAAAAGACTACTCGAAAGATCTAGTCTTAACGACTGCACTACCTGCATTTTTAGTAGCTGATCTCCTCAAATGTCCTAATCTGCCCTCTCTACCTTCTGTCGCTATTAATGTCTTGAAGATAGCACGTACAGAGCACCCTTCGGTTAACGACTATGCTAACGCCATAGAGCGTGATCCTGCCTTAACCATGCGGATCATTACGCTTGCGAACAGTGCCTTTTTCTCGCGAACCCACATTAAAGTGCACACATGCCATGAGGCGACTGCCCGCCTGGGGTTAGATGCCACACTGGCAGCAGTGATGAGTTTCAGCCTACTTCAAAACAGGGCGGTCGATACCCATTATCAGCGTGTATGGATGCGCTCGATCATTGCCTCGCTAGCCGCACGACACCTTGCCATTCATCTCTGCGCCGACATGGCAGGACCTGTTTTTACAGCAGCCTTGCTTCAAGACATTGGCATTATTGCCTTGCGTGCGACTTACCCTATTGAAAGCAACCATTTATATGCTGAAGCCGCCTCATCACATCGGCAGTTATCAGAATCAGAGCAACGGCTTTTTGGCTGCGACCATTCTCAAGTAGGTGCTTGGATTGCCGCTAAATGGGGAGTTCCAACTCCCCTCGCACAACGTATCTGTGATAGCCACGGTGAATACGACATTGCCGCCCCGGACATGGTATGCATTCAATTATCTGGCCCCATCGCCGATGCCTGGCTCTCTTCAAACCCAGCACAATCGCTAGTCACTGTGATAAGGGAATTTGAAACCTATCGTGGCACCCACACGATCTCTTTACGTCATTTATTAGAAAATATTCAGCAGCAGTTACCGGCGTTGGCTGACATGTTGCAAATGGCAGCCCCTCCGCTACAAGATAACGAATCGCTGCTTGCTGAGGCGCAACAATTGCTATTTCGACAAACGTTACAGCTCAATGCGCGTCTCGAAATGCAACAGGCGGAACTCGCTTCGCTACGTCAACGACAAGATGAGTTAGAAGAGCGCTCGCGCACCGATACGCTCACAGGCCTTGCGAACCGTGCCTGGCTGGAAGAGCAGATGCAAACGCGCTTTGCTCTGTGTCAGCAACAGTCTCGCATCATGTCAGTCGTGTTTATTGACCTGGACCATTTCAAAAAACTGAACGATCAGTACGGGCATCAAATGGGCGACCAAGTGCTCGAAAAATTCGGCAAAACGCTACAAGCGCTAATTCGTGAAGGTGACTTGGCTGGCCGCTGGGGCGGTGAGGAATTTTTGATCATTTTACCTGATGAAAACGCCAAAGCTGCCCATGTTTTCGCAAAGCGAATTGCGGAGCGTTTAGAAAAAATCCCAATGGGTCGTGATGACAATGTTCCCATCCATGTCTCCGTCTCAATTGGCATTGCCTGCCTGGATGACGGAGGGTTCGGCAGTGCAGACGAGCTAATTGATGCGGCCGACAAGAGCATGTATTTCATTAAGCGCACAGGGCGCGGCGGCATAGCCGTTTACGGCGAACGCGGCGGCCCAAACGCTCCTATTAACGATTAA
- a CDS encoding ABC transporter ATP-binding protein, protein MLELHQVHKTYTTPQGPLKVLDDVSLRLAPGQSLALMGESGSGKSTLLHLAAGLDLPDQGSITLAGQNVSTLAEPDRAKLRREKLGLVFQQFHLVPSLTVIDNLRLQARLANRDDTDWTAYLIARLGLEGLEKRYPEQLSGGQQQRLAIGRALAPRPPLLLADEPTGNLDETTAGKVLELLLSLVRETQCALLVVTHSLQVAAPLDRCLRLRHGQLINTVT, encoded by the coding sequence ATGCTGGAACTTCATCAGGTCCATAAAACCTATACGACGCCTCAAGGCCCGCTAAAAGTACTCGACGATGTCTCCCTTCGCTTAGCGCCGGGCCAAAGCCTCGCATTAATGGGCGAATCGGGAAGTGGAAAATCCACACTCCTCCATCTTGCTGCCGGTTTGGATCTGCCCGATCAGGGCAGTATCACACTCGCGGGACAGAACGTATCGACGCTAGCCGAACCCGACCGCGCCAAACTGCGCCGCGAAAAATTGGGCTTAGTATTTCAGCAATTTCACTTAGTCCCCAGCCTAACGGTCATCGACAATCTGCGCCTTCAGGCGCGTCTGGCCAACCGTGACGATACCGACTGGACAGCCTATTTAATCGCACGGCTGGGGCTAGAGGGGCTGGAAAAACGTTACCCAGAACAACTTTCCGGCGGGCAACAACAACGCCTGGCCATTGGCCGCGCTTTAGCCCCGCGCCCGCCGCTGTTACTAGCCGACGAACCGACGGGCAACTTGGATGAAACCACCGCTGGTAAAGTGCTTGAACTGCTATTAAGCCTTGTCCGCGAAACCCAGTGCGCTCTACTCGTTGTCACCCACAGCTTACAAGTAGCCGCACCGCTAGATCGCTGCCTGCGCTTGCGCCACGGCCAGCTGATTAACACCGTGACATGA